Proteins found in one Apostichopus japonicus isolate 1M-3 chromosome 16, ASM3797524v1, whole genome shotgun sequence genomic segment:
- the LOC139982287 gene encoding autophagy-related protein 101-like isoform X1, protein MNARSQVFELTVESKQLEEVVNSIFHTILFHRTTGKFHYKQEGAFLIGTVGVVETDCDFVDLTYVRCNSPTLDKNLRREVSAFKDPRSTDVNAGLQSGQISLELYQKKKNRWPFPDESIPWEVWTLKINVISLSNEQERQAYREKLGEILNAKIICIVEAMNRNDYIPKAPNQALLDTVFDTTCPDVQPFLFKISCQNSGPTNASVGAAVRKLLRDTLAL, encoded by the exons ACTGTTGAGAGTAAGCAGCTAGAGGAGGTTGTCAACAGCATCTTTCATACCATACTTTtccacagaaccacaggaaag TTTCACTACAAACAGGAAGGTGCTTTCCTCATCGGTACTGTCGGTGTGGTGGAGACTGATTGTGACTTTGTTGATTTGACATAT GTCAGATGCAACTCTCCAACTTTAGACAAAAACCTCCGACGAGAAGTCTCAGCATTTAAAGATCCACGATCCACAGATGTCAACGCAGGTCTCCAAAGTGGACAG ATTTCCTTGGAGCTCtatcagaagaagaagaacagatGGCCTTTTCCTGATGAGAGCATTCCTTGGGAAGTTTGGACTTTGAAGATTAACGTCATATCGCTGTCTAACGAGCAAG AGAGGCAAGCATACAGGGAAAAGCTTGGAGAAATCCTGAATGCTAAG ATAATATGCATCGTAGAAGCGATGAACAGAAATGATTACATTCCAAAGGCTCCTAATCAAGCTCTGTTGGATACAGTCTTCGACACCACCTGTCCAGATGTGCAGCCATTCTTATTCAAG ATTTCTTGTCAAAACTCTGGGCCGACCAATGCATCTGTTGGAGCTGCTGTTCGGAAGCTACTGCGAGATACACTGGCACTGTGA
- the LOC139982287 gene encoding autophagy-related protein 101-like isoform X2, with the protein MNARSQVFELFHYKQEGAFLIGTVGVVETDCDFVDLTYVRCNSPTLDKNLRREVSAFKDPRSTDVNAGLQSGQISLELYQKKKNRWPFPDESIPWEVWTLKINVISLSNEQERQAYREKLGEILNAKIICIVEAMNRNDYIPKAPNQALLDTVFDTTCPDVQPFLFKISCQNSGPTNASVGAAVRKLLRDTLAL; encoded by the exons TTTCACTACAAACAGGAAGGTGCTTTCCTCATCGGTACTGTCGGTGTGGTGGAGACTGATTGTGACTTTGTTGATTTGACATAT GTCAGATGCAACTCTCCAACTTTAGACAAAAACCTCCGACGAGAAGTCTCAGCATTTAAAGATCCACGATCCACAGATGTCAACGCAGGTCTCCAAAGTGGACAG ATTTCCTTGGAGCTCtatcagaagaagaagaacagatGGCCTTTTCCTGATGAGAGCATTCCTTGGGAAGTTTGGACTTTGAAGATTAACGTCATATCGCTGTCTAACGAGCAAG AGAGGCAAGCATACAGGGAAAAGCTTGGAGAAATCCTGAATGCTAAG ATAATATGCATCGTAGAAGCGATGAACAGAAATGATTACATTCCAAAGGCTCCTAATCAAGCTCTGTTGGATACAGTCTTCGACACCACCTGTCCAGATGTGCAGCCATTCTTATTCAAG ATTTCTTGTCAAAACTCTGGGCCGACCAATGCATCTGTTGGAGCTGCTGTTCGGAAGCTACTGCGAGATACACTGGCACTGTGA